The following are encoded together in the Phocoena sinus isolate mPhoSin1 chromosome 11, mPhoSin1.pri, whole genome shotgun sequence genome:
- the PEX6 gene encoding peroxisome biogenesis factor 6 isoform X2, whose product MALAVLRVLEPFPTETPPLAVLLPPGGPWPAAGLGLVLALRPAGESPAGPALLVAALEGPGAGTEEQGPGPPQLLVSRALLRLLALGSGAWVRARPVRRPPALGWALLGTSSGPGLGPRVGPLLVRRGETLPVPGPRVLETRPALQGLLGPGTRLAVTELRGLAKLGPETEDSSRPPPPPVVSSFAASGTVRRLRGVLGGTGDALGVSRSCLRSLSLFQGEWVWVTRAGESSNTSQPHLATVQVLEPRWDLCERLGPSSGQLGEPLADGLALVPATLAFNLGCDPLEVGELKIQRYLEGSSTPEDKGSCSVLPGPPFAKELHIEIVSSPHYSNNGTYDHVLYRHFQTPRAVQEGDVLCVPTVGQVEILEGSPEKLPRWREMFFKVKKTVGEAPDGPTRAYVADTTHTSLYLVGSTLSLVPRLPSGESTPWSSLSPPGLEGLVTELCAALKPRLQPGGALLTGTGSVLLRGPPGSGKTTAVAAACSCLGLHLLKVPCSSLCADSSGAVETKLQATFSRAGRCRPVVLLLTAVDLLGRDRDGLGEDARVVATLRRLLLDEDPLPSCPPLMVVATTSRAQDLPVDVQTAFPHELEVPVLSEGQRLSILRALTAHLPLGQEGFVVGDLYALLTHSSRAACTRIKNSGWAGGLSAEDEGELCAAGFPLLAEDFGQALEQLQSAHSQAVGAPKIPLVSWHDVGGLQEVKKEILETIQLPLEHPELLSLGLRRSGLLLHGPPGTGKTLLAKAVATECSLTFLSVKGPELINMYVGQSEENVRQVFARARAAAPCIIFFDELDSLAPSRGRSGDSGGVMDRVVSQLLAELDGLHSTQDVFVIGATNRPDLLDPALLRPGRFDKLVFVGVSEDRASQLRVLTAITRKFRLEPSVSLVDVLDHCPPQLTGADLYSLCSDAMTAALKRRVRDLEEGLEPGSSALLLTTEDLLQAAARLQPSVSEHELLRYKSIQRKFAAC is encoded by the exons ATGGCGCTGGCAGTCTTGCGGGTCCTGGAGCCCTTCCCGACGGAGACACCCCCGTTGGCGGTGCTGCTGCCGCCCGGGGGCCCGTGGCCTGCGGCGGGGCTGGGCCTGGTGCTGGCGCTGCGGCCTGCCGGGGAGAGCCCGGCAGGGCCGGCGCTGCTAGTGGCCGCCCTGGAGGGACCGGGCGCGGGCACCGAAGAGCAGGGGCCGGGGCCTCCGCAGCTGCTGGTGAGCCGCGCGCTGTTGCGGCTCCTGGCCCTGGGCTCCGGGGCATGGGTGCGGGCGCGGCCGGTGCGGCGGCCCCCGGCGCTGGGCTGGGCGCTGCTCGGCACCTCGTCTGGGCCCGGGCTCGGACCGAGAGTCGGGCCGTTGCTGGTGAGGCGCGGAGAGACCCTGCCAGTACCCGGACCGCGGGTGCTGGAGACGCGGCCGGCGTTACAAGGGCTACTGGGCCCAGGGACGCGACTAGCTGTGACTGAGCTCCGTGGGCTGGCCAAACTGGGTCCGGAGACTGAGGACAGCAGccggcccccacccccgccggtGGTGTCCTCCTTCGCGGCCTCTGGCACAGTCCGGCGACTCCGGGGAGTTCTGGGAGGGACTGGAGATGCATTGGGGGTGAGCCGGAGCTGTCTCCGTAGCCTCAGCCTCTTCCAGGGCGAATGGGTGTGGGTGACCCGGGCTGGAGAGTCATCGAACACTTCCCAGCCACACTTGGCCACGGTGCAGGTCCTAGAGCCTCGCTGGGACCTCTGTGAAAGGCTGGGACCCAGCTCTGGGCAGCTGGGAGAGCCCCTCGCTGACGGACTGGCCCTCGTGCCTGCTACTCTGGCTTTTAATCTCGGCTGTGATCCCCTGGAGGTGGGAGAGCTTAAAATTCAG AGATACTTGGAGGGCTCCAGCACCCCTGAAGACAAAGGAAGCTGCTCAGTGCTGCCTGGGCCTCCGTTTGCCAAAGAGTTACACATCGAAATTGTGTCCTCTCCTCACTACAGCAATAATGGAACGTATGACCATGTTCTTTACCGGCACTTTCAGACACCCAG GGCAGTCCAGGAAGGGGATGTTCTGTGTGTGCCAACAGTCGGACAAGTAGAGATCCTGGAAGGAAGCCCAGAGAAACTGCCCAG GTGGCGGGAgatgttttttaaagtgaagaaaacagTTGGGGAAGCTCCGGATGGGCCAACCAGGGCCTACGTAGCTGACACCACCCACACCTCCTTGTACTTG GTGGGTTCTACCCTGAGCCTTGTTCCAAGGCTCCCTTCAGGTGAATCCACCCCCTGGAGCAGCTTGTCTCCTCCAGGCCTGGAGGGCTTGGTGACTGAGCTCTGTGCTGCCCTGAAGCCTCGCCTCCAGCCAGG GGGTGCCCTGCTGACAGGAACAGGCAGTGTCCTTCTACGGGGCCCCCCGGGCAGTGGGAAGACCACTGCAGTCGCTGCCGCCTGCAGCTGCCTCGGGCTCCACTTACTGAAG GTGCCCTGCTCCAGCCTCTGTGCAGACAGTAGCGGGGCTGTGGAGACAAAACTGCAGGCCACTTTCTCCCGGGCCGGGCGCTGCCGGCCTGTGGTTCTGTTGCTGACAGCTGTGGACCTGCTGGGCCGGGACCGTGATGGGTTAGGCGAGGATGCCCGTGTGGTGGCCACACTGCGTCGCCTCCTCCTGGATGAAGACCCCCTCCCCAG CTGCCCTCCCCTGATGGTCGTGGCCACCACAAGCCGGGCCCAGGACCTGCCTGTGGATGTGCAGACAGCGTTTCCTCACGAGCTGGAGGTGCCTGTGCTGTCAGAGGGGCAGCGGCTCAGCATCCTGCGGGCCCTCACTGCCCACCTCCCACTGGGCCAAGAG GGCTTTGTGGTAGGGGATCTCTATGCCCTTTTGACCCACAGCAGCCGGGCAGCCTGCACCAGGATCAAGAACTCGGG CTGGGCAGGTGGCTTGAGTGCGGAGGATGAGGGGGAGCTGTGTGCTGCTGGCTTTCCTCTCCTGGCTGAGGACTTTGGGCAGGCGCTGGAGCAGCTGCAGTCAGCTCACTCCCAGGCCGTCGGAGCCCCCAAG ATCCCCCTGGTGTCCTGGCACGATGTGGGCGGGCTGCAGGAGGTGAAGAAGGAGATTCTGGAGACTATTCAGCTCCCTCTAGAGCACCCtgagctgctgagcctgggccTGAGGCGCTCCGGCCTTCTGCTCCACGGGCCCCCTGGCACGGGCAAGACCCTCCTGGCCAAGGCAGTAGCCACTGAGTGCAGCCTCACCTTCCTCAG CGTGAAGGGGCCCGAGCTGATCAACATGTACGTGGGCCAAAGCGAGGAGAATGTACGGCAAG TGTTTGCCAGGGCCAGGGCCGCAGCTCCATGCATCATCTTCTTTGATGAACTGGACTCCTTGGCCCCAAGCCGGGGGCGAAGTGGAGACTCTGGAGGTGTGATGGACAG ggTGGTGTCTCAGCTCCTGGCCGAGCTGGACGGGCTTCACAGCACTCAGGATGTGTTTGTGATTGGAGCCACCAACAGACCAGACCTCCTGGACCCTGCCCTTCTGAGGCCCGGCAG GTTTGACAAGTTGGTGTTTGTAGGAGTGAGCGAGGACCGCGCCTCCCAGCTGCGTGTTCTGACCGCCATCACGCGCAA ATTCAGGCTCGAGCCCTCTGTGAGCCTGGTGGACGTGCTGGACCACTGCCCACCCCAGCTGACGGGCGCAGACCTCTACTCCCTATGCTCCGATGCCATGACAGCTGCCCTCAAACGCAGGGTTCGGGACCTGGAGGAAG GCCTGGAGCCCGGGAGCTCGGCACTGCTGCTCACCACGGAGGACCTGCTACAGGCTGCAGCCCGGCTACAGCCCTCGGTGAGCGAGCACGAGCTGCTCCGGTACAAGAGCATCCAGCGCAAGTTTGCTGCCTGCTAG
- the PEX6 gene encoding peroxisome biogenesis factor 6 isoform X3 — MALAVLRVLEPFPTETPPLAVLLPPGGPWPAAGLGLVLALRPAGESPAGPALLVAALEGPGAGTEEQGPGPPQLLVSRALLRLLALGSGAWVRARPVRRPPALGWALLGTSSGPGLGPRVGPLLVRRGETLPVPGPRVLETRPALQGLLGPGTRLAVTELRGLAKLGPETEDSSRPPPPPVVSSFAASGTVRRLRGVLGGTGDALGVSRSCLRSLSLFQGEWVWVTRAGESSNTSQPHLATVQVLEPRWDLCERLGPSSGQLGEPLADGLALVPATLAFNLGCDPLEVGELKIQRYLEGSSTPEDKGSCSVLPGPPFAKELHIEIVSSPHYSNNGTAVQEGDVLCVPTVGQVEILEGSPEKLPRWREMFFKVKKTVGEAPDGPTRAYVADTTHTSLYLVGSTLSLVPRLPSGESTPWSSLSPPGLEGLVTELCAALKPRLQPGGALLTGTGSVLLRGPPGSGKTTAVAAACSCLGLHLLKVPCSSLCADSSGAVETKLQATFSRAGRCRPVVLLLTAVDLLGRDRDGLGEDARVVATLRRLLLDEDPLPSCPPLMVVATTSRAQDLPVDVQTAFPHELEVPVLSEGQRLSILRALTAHLPLGQEVNLAQLARRCAGFVVGDLYALLTHSSRAACTRIKNSGWAGGLSAEDEGELCAAGFPLLAEDFGQALEQLQSAHSQAVGAPKIPLVSWHDVGGLQEVKKEILETIQLPLEHPELLSLGLRRSGLLLHGPPGTGKTLLAKAVATECSLTFLSVKGPELINMYVGQSEENVRQVFARARAAAPCIIFFDELDSLAPSRGRSGDSGGVMDRVVSQLLAELDGLHSTQDVFVIGATNRPDLLDPALLRPGRFDKLVFVGVSEDRASQLRVLTAITRKFRLEPSVSLVDVLDHCPPQLTGADLYSLCSDAMTAALKRRVRDLEEGLEPGSSALLLTTEDLLQAAARLQPSVSEHELLRYKSIQRKFAAC, encoded by the exons ATGGCGCTGGCAGTCTTGCGGGTCCTGGAGCCCTTCCCGACGGAGACACCCCCGTTGGCGGTGCTGCTGCCGCCCGGGGGCCCGTGGCCTGCGGCGGGGCTGGGCCTGGTGCTGGCGCTGCGGCCTGCCGGGGAGAGCCCGGCAGGGCCGGCGCTGCTAGTGGCCGCCCTGGAGGGACCGGGCGCGGGCACCGAAGAGCAGGGGCCGGGGCCTCCGCAGCTGCTGGTGAGCCGCGCGCTGTTGCGGCTCCTGGCCCTGGGCTCCGGGGCATGGGTGCGGGCGCGGCCGGTGCGGCGGCCCCCGGCGCTGGGCTGGGCGCTGCTCGGCACCTCGTCTGGGCCCGGGCTCGGACCGAGAGTCGGGCCGTTGCTGGTGAGGCGCGGAGAGACCCTGCCAGTACCCGGACCGCGGGTGCTGGAGACGCGGCCGGCGTTACAAGGGCTACTGGGCCCAGGGACGCGACTAGCTGTGACTGAGCTCCGTGGGCTGGCCAAACTGGGTCCGGAGACTGAGGACAGCAGccggcccccacccccgccggtGGTGTCCTCCTTCGCGGCCTCTGGCACAGTCCGGCGACTCCGGGGAGTTCTGGGAGGGACTGGAGATGCATTGGGGGTGAGCCGGAGCTGTCTCCGTAGCCTCAGCCTCTTCCAGGGCGAATGGGTGTGGGTGACCCGGGCTGGAGAGTCATCGAACACTTCCCAGCCACACTTGGCCACGGTGCAGGTCCTAGAGCCTCGCTGGGACCTCTGTGAAAGGCTGGGACCCAGCTCTGGGCAGCTGGGAGAGCCCCTCGCTGACGGACTGGCCCTCGTGCCTGCTACTCTGGCTTTTAATCTCGGCTGTGATCCCCTGGAGGTGGGAGAGCTTAAAATTCAG AGATACTTGGAGGGCTCCAGCACCCCTGAAGACAAAGGAAGCTGCTCAGTGCTGCCTGGGCCTCCGTTTGCCAAAGAGTTACACATCGAAATTGTGTCCTCTCCTCACTACAGCAATAATGGAAC GGCAGTCCAGGAAGGGGATGTTCTGTGTGTGCCAACAGTCGGACAAGTAGAGATCCTGGAAGGAAGCCCAGAGAAACTGCCCAG GTGGCGGGAgatgttttttaaagtgaagaaaacagTTGGGGAAGCTCCGGATGGGCCAACCAGGGCCTACGTAGCTGACACCACCCACACCTCCTTGTACTTG GTGGGTTCTACCCTGAGCCTTGTTCCAAGGCTCCCTTCAGGTGAATCCACCCCCTGGAGCAGCTTGTCTCCTCCAGGCCTGGAGGGCTTGGTGACTGAGCTCTGTGCTGCCCTGAAGCCTCGCCTCCAGCCAGG GGGTGCCCTGCTGACAGGAACAGGCAGTGTCCTTCTACGGGGCCCCCCGGGCAGTGGGAAGACCACTGCAGTCGCTGCCGCCTGCAGCTGCCTCGGGCTCCACTTACTGAAG GTGCCCTGCTCCAGCCTCTGTGCAGACAGTAGCGGGGCTGTGGAGACAAAACTGCAGGCCACTTTCTCCCGGGCCGGGCGCTGCCGGCCTGTGGTTCTGTTGCTGACAGCTGTGGACCTGCTGGGCCGGGACCGTGATGGGTTAGGCGAGGATGCCCGTGTGGTGGCCACACTGCGTCGCCTCCTCCTGGATGAAGACCCCCTCCCCAG CTGCCCTCCCCTGATGGTCGTGGCCACCACAAGCCGGGCCCAGGACCTGCCTGTGGATGTGCAGACAGCGTTTCCTCACGAGCTGGAGGTGCCTGTGCTGTCAGAGGGGCAGCGGCTCAGCATCCTGCGGGCCCTCACTGCCCACCTCCCACTGGGCCAAGAGGTGAACCTGGCGCAGCTGGCACGGCGGTGTGCA GGCTTTGTGGTAGGGGATCTCTATGCCCTTTTGACCCACAGCAGCCGGGCAGCCTGCACCAGGATCAAGAACTCGGG CTGGGCAGGTGGCTTGAGTGCGGAGGATGAGGGGGAGCTGTGTGCTGCTGGCTTTCCTCTCCTGGCTGAGGACTTTGGGCAGGCGCTGGAGCAGCTGCAGTCAGCTCACTCCCAGGCCGTCGGAGCCCCCAAG ATCCCCCTGGTGTCCTGGCACGATGTGGGCGGGCTGCAGGAGGTGAAGAAGGAGATTCTGGAGACTATTCAGCTCCCTCTAGAGCACCCtgagctgctgagcctgggccTGAGGCGCTCCGGCCTTCTGCTCCACGGGCCCCCTGGCACGGGCAAGACCCTCCTGGCCAAGGCAGTAGCCACTGAGTGCAGCCTCACCTTCCTCAG CGTGAAGGGGCCCGAGCTGATCAACATGTACGTGGGCCAAAGCGAGGAGAATGTACGGCAAG TGTTTGCCAGGGCCAGGGCCGCAGCTCCATGCATCATCTTCTTTGATGAACTGGACTCCTTGGCCCCAAGCCGGGGGCGAAGTGGAGACTCTGGAGGTGTGATGGACAG ggTGGTGTCTCAGCTCCTGGCCGAGCTGGACGGGCTTCACAGCACTCAGGATGTGTTTGTGATTGGAGCCACCAACAGACCAGACCTCCTGGACCCTGCCCTTCTGAGGCCCGGCAG GTTTGACAAGTTGGTGTTTGTAGGAGTGAGCGAGGACCGCGCCTCCCAGCTGCGTGTTCTGACCGCCATCACGCGCAA ATTCAGGCTCGAGCCCTCTGTGAGCCTGGTGGACGTGCTGGACCACTGCCCACCCCAGCTGACGGGCGCAGACCTCTACTCCCTATGCTCCGATGCCATGACAGCTGCCCTCAAACGCAGGGTTCGGGACCTGGAGGAAG GCCTGGAGCCCGGGAGCTCGGCACTGCTGCTCACCACGGAGGACCTGCTACAGGCTGCAGCCCGGCTACAGCCCTCGGTGAGCGAGCACGAGCTGCTCCGGTACAAGAGCATCCAGCGCAAGTTTGCTGCCTGCTAG
- the PEX6 gene encoding peroxisome biogenesis factor 6 isoform X1 yields the protein MALAVLRVLEPFPTETPPLAVLLPPGGPWPAAGLGLVLALRPAGESPAGPALLVAALEGPGAGTEEQGPGPPQLLVSRALLRLLALGSGAWVRARPVRRPPALGWALLGTSSGPGLGPRVGPLLVRRGETLPVPGPRVLETRPALQGLLGPGTRLAVTELRGLAKLGPETEDSSRPPPPPVVSSFAASGTVRRLRGVLGGTGDALGVSRSCLRSLSLFQGEWVWVTRAGESSNTSQPHLATVQVLEPRWDLCERLGPSSGQLGEPLADGLALVPATLAFNLGCDPLEVGELKIQRYLEGSSTPEDKGSCSVLPGPPFAKELHIEIVSSPHYSNNGTYDHVLYRHFQTPRAVQEGDVLCVPTVGQVEILEGSPEKLPRWREMFFKVKKTVGEAPDGPTRAYVADTTHTSLYLVGSTLSLVPRLPSGESTPWSSLSPPGLEGLVTELCAALKPRLQPGGALLTGTGSVLLRGPPGSGKTTAVAAACSCLGLHLLKVPCSSLCADSSGAVETKLQATFSRAGRCRPVVLLLTAVDLLGRDRDGLGEDARVVATLRRLLLDEDPLPSCPPLMVVATTSRAQDLPVDVQTAFPHELEVPVLSEGQRLSILRALTAHLPLGQEVNLAQLARRCAGFVVGDLYALLTHSSRAACTRIKNSGWAGGLSAEDEGELCAAGFPLLAEDFGQALEQLQSAHSQAVGAPKIPLVSWHDVGGLQEVKKEILETIQLPLEHPELLSLGLRRSGLLLHGPPGTGKTLLAKAVATECSLTFLSVKGPELINMYVGQSEENVRQVFARARAAAPCIIFFDELDSLAPSRGRSGDSGGVMDRVVSQLLAELDGLHSTQDVFVIGATNRPDLLDPALLRPGRFDKLVFVGVSEDRASQLRVLTAITRKFRLEPSVSLVDVLDHCPPQLTGADLYSLCSDAMTAALKRRVRDLEEGLEPGSSALLLTTEDLLQAAARLQPSVSEHELLRYKSIQRKFAAC from the exons ATGGCGCTGGCAGTCTTGCGGGTCCTGGAGCCCTTCCCGACGGAGACACCCCCGTTGGCGGTGCTGCTGCCGCCCGGGGGCCCGTGGCCTGCGGCGGGGCTGGGCCTGGTGCTGGCGCTGCGGCCTGCCGGGGAGAGCCCGGCAGGGCCGGCGCTGCTAGTGGCCGCCCTGGAGGGACCGGGCGCGGGCACCGAAGAGCAGGGGCCGGGGCCTCCGCAGCTGCTGGTGAGCCGCGCGCTGTTGCGGCTCCTGGCCCTGGGCTCCGGGGCATGGGTGCGGGCGCGGCCGGTGCGGCGGCCCCCGGCGCTGGGCTGGGCGCTGCTCGGCACCTCGTCTGGGCCCGGGCTCGGACCGAGAGTCGGGCCGTTGCTGGTGAGGCGCGGAGAGACCCTGCCAGTACCCGGACCGCGGGTGCTGGAGACGCGGCCGGCGTTACAAGGGCTACTGGGCCCAGGGACGCGACTAGCTGTGACTGAGCTCCGTGGGCTGGCCAAACTGGGTCCGGAGACTGAGGACAGCAGccggcccccacccccgccggtGGTGTCCTCCTTCGCGGCCTCTGGCACAGTCCGGCGACTCCGGGGAGTTCTGGGAGGGACTGGAGATGCATTGGGGGTGAGCCGGAGCTGTCTCCGTAGCCTCAGCCTCTTCCAGGGCGAATGGGTGTGGGTGACCCGGGCTGGAGAGTCATCGAACACTTCCCAGCCACACTTGGCCACGGTGCAGGTCCTAGAGCCTCGCTGGGACCTCTGTGAAAGGCTGGGACCCAGCTCTGGGCAGCTGGGAGAGCCCCTCGCTGACGGACTGGCCCTCGTGCCTGCTACTCTGGCTTTTAATCTCGGCTGTGATCCCCTGGAGGTGGGAGAGCTTAAAATTCAG AGATACTTGGAGGGCTCCAGCACCCCTGAAGACAAAGGAAGCTGCTCAGTGCTGCCTGGGCCTCCGTTTGCCAAAGAGTTACACATCGAAATTGTGTCCTCTCCTCACTACAGCAATAATGGAACGTATGACCATGTTCTTTACCGGCACTTTCAGACACCCAG GGCAGTCCAGGAAGGGGATGTTCTGTGTGTGCCAACAGTCGGACAAGTAGAGATCCTGGAAGGAAGCCCAGAGAAACTGCCCAG GTGGCGGGAgatgttttttaaagtgaagaaaacagTTGGGGAAGCTCCGGATGGGCCAACCAGGGCCTACGTAGCTGACACCACCCACACCTCCTTGTACTTG GTGGGTTCTACCCTGAGCCTTGTTCCAAGGCTCCCTTCAGGTGAATCCACCCCCTGGAGCAGCTTGTCTCCTCCAGGCCTGGAGGGCTTGGTGACTGAGCTCTGTGCTGCCCTGAAGCCTCGCCTCCAGCCAGG GGGTGCCCTGCTGACAGGAACAGGCAGTGTCCTTCTACGGGGCCCCCCGGGCAGTGGGAAGACCACTGCAGTCGCTGCCGCCTGCAGCTGCCTCGGGCTCCACTTACTGAAG GTGCCCTGCTCCAGCCTCTGTGCAGACAGTAGCGGGGCTGTGGAGACAAAACTGCAGGCCACTTTCTCCCGGGCCGGGCGCTGCCGGCCTGTGGTTCTGTTGCTGACAGCTGTGGACCTGCTGGGCCGGGACCGTGATGGGTTAGGCGAGGATGCCCGTGTGGTGGCCACACTGCGTCGCCTCCTCCTGGATGAAGACCCCCTCCCCAG CTGCCCTCCCCTGATGGTCGTGGCCACCACAAGCCGGGCCCAGGACCTGCCTGTGGATGTGCAGACAGCGTTTCCTCACGAGCTGGAGGTGCCTGTGCTGTCAGAGGGGCAGCGGCTCAGCATCCTGCGGGCCCTCACTGCCCACCTCCCACTGGGCCAAGAGGTGAACCTGGCGCAGCTGGCACGGCGGTGTGCA GGCTTTGTGGTAGGGGATCTCTATGCCCTTTTGACCCACAGCAGCCGGGCAGCCTGCACCAGGATCAAGAACTCGGG CTGGGCAGGTGGCTTGAGTGCGGAGGATGAGGGGGAGCTGTGTGCTGCTGGCTTTCCTCTCCTGGCTGAGGACTTTGGGCAGGCGCTGGAGCAGCTGCAGTCAGCTCACTCCCAGGCCGTCGGAGCCCCCAAG ATCCCCCTGGTGTCCTGGCACGATGTGGGCGGGCTGCAGGAGGTGAAGAAGGAGATTCTGGAGACTATTCAGCTCCCTCTAGAGCACCCtgagctgctgagcctgggccTGAGGCGCTCCGGCCTTCTGCTCCACGGGCCCCCTGGCACGGGCAAGACCCTCCTGGCCAAGGCAGTAGCCACTGAGTGCAGCCTCACCTTCCTCAG CGTGAAGGGGCCCGAGCTGATCAACATGTACGTGGGCCAAAGCGAGGAGAATGTACGGCAAG TGTTTGCCAGGGCCAGGGCCGCAGCTCCATGCATCATCTTCTTTGATGAACTGGACTCCTTGGCCCCAAGCCGGGGGCGAAGTGGAGACTCTGGAGGTGTGATGGACAG ggTGGTGTCTCAGCTCCTGGCCGAGCTGGACGGGCTTCACAGCACTCAGGATGTGTTTGTGATTGGAGCCACCAACAGACCAGACCTCCTGGACCCTGCCCTTCTGAGGCCCGGCAG GTTTGACAAGTTGGTGTTTGTAGGAGTGAGCGAGGACCGCGCCTCCCAGCTGCGTGTTCTGACCGCCATCACGCGCAA ATTCAGGCTCGAGCCCTCTGTGAGCCTGGTGGACGTGCTGGACCACTGCCCACCCCAGCTGACGGGCGCAGACCTCTACTCCCTATGCTCCGATGCCATGACAGCTGCCCTCAAACGCAGGGTTCGGGACCTGGAGGAAG GCCTGGAGCCCGGGAGCTCGGCACTGCTGCTCACCACGGAGGACCTGCTACAGGCTGCAGCCCGGCTACAGCCCTCGGTGAGCGAGCACGAGCTGCTCCGGTACAAGAGCATCCAGCGCAAGTTTGCTGCCTGCTAG